Proteins encoded within one genomic window of Flavobacterium gilvum:
- a CDS encoding aminotransferase class I/II-fold pyridoxal phosphate-dependent enzyme codes for MKSFPKSLSIKLQQRKEANAFRFLPVCNNLIDFASNDYIGFSKSENIFDATHQFLLDKNIKINGATGSRLLSGNHSLYTETENYISQFHQAESALIFNSGYDANVGFFSAVPQKGDLILYDELCHASIRDGIQLSNAKSYKFKHNDFEDLERLISKPSTINHQPSTIYIVTESVFSMDGDCPNMEELVSVSEKHNCYLVVDEAHALGVFGEKGEGLIQHLHLQDKIFARIMTFGKGLGCHGAVVLGSSALKSYLVNFARSFIYTTGLSPHSVVTILMGYHHLGKDKNALEALRDNIVFFNQVKKMLGLSPLFIRSKSAIQSVIIPGNEKVKSIAHSLQQNGFDVKAILSPTVPEGQERLRFCLHSYNSKEEMTKVLTLLSTFVF; via the coding sequence ATGAAATCATTTCCGAAATCTTTGTCTATTAAATTGCAACAACGAAAAGAGGCTAATGCTTTTCGTTTTTTGCCTGTATGTAATAATTTAATTGATTTTGCTTCGAATGATTATATAGGTTTTTCAAAATCGGAAAACATTTTCGATGCAACCCATCAATTTTTGTTGGATAAAAATATCAAAATCAATGGAGCAACGGGTTCTCGATTGCTCTCAGGAAACCATTCTTTATACACCGAAACTGAAAATTACATTTCTCAATTTCATCAAGCGGAATCGGCCTTGATATTCAATTCTGGTTATGATGCCAATGTTGGTTTCTTTAGTGCGGTTCCCCAAAAAGGAGATTTGATTTTGTATGATGAATTGTGTCACGCTTCAATTCGCGACGGAATCCAATTATCGAATGCGAAGTCTTATAAATTCAAACACAATGATTTTGAGGATTTGGAACGGTTAATTTCAAAACCATCAACCATCAACCATCAACCATCAACCATTTACATCGTAACCGAATCTGTTTTTTCGATGGATGGGGATTGCCCCAATATGGAAGAATTGGTGTCTGTTTCAGAAAAGCACAATTGTTATTTAGTGGTTGACGAAGCCCATGCTTTGGGTGTTTTTGGAGAAAAAGGAGAAGGGCTGATTCAGCATTTGCATTTGCAGGACAAAATATTTGCCAGAATTATGACTTTTGGCAAAGGTTTAGGCTGTCACGGAGCTGTTGTTTTGGGTTCATCAGCATTGAAATCGTATCTCGTTAATTTTGCGCGAAGTTTCATTTATACGACGGGACTTTCGCCTCATTCGGTTGTCACTATTTTGATGGGATATCATCATTTGGGAAAAGATAAAAATGCGCTGGAGGCACTTCGAGATAATATTGTTTTTTTTAATCAGGTGAAAAAAATGCTTGGTTTGAGTCCGCTTTTCATTCGAAGTAAATCGGCTATTCAAAGTGTCATTATACCGGGAAATGAAAAAGTCAAAAGTATTGCCCATTCACTTCAGCAAAATGGTTTTGATGTCAAAGCGATACTTTCGCCGACAGTCCCCGAAGGACAGGAGCGACTGCGTTTTTGTTTGCACAGTTATAATAGCAAGGAAGAAATGACTAAAGTGTTGACGTTGTTAAGTACTTTTGTTTTTTAA
- a CDS encoding putative signal transducing protein, with amino-acid sequence MEDIFKLIGSYQYSSEAIIFKGKLESEGIEVFMRDNFTVEANPLYSNAVGGVKLFVYQKDYHKAKEIISQVSKYSLDENDKLLKCPKCNAEEINVVTSVNDFKSLVFFVFSLLLSIFPFYVNRKYKCRKCKFEFN; translated from the coding sequence ATGGAAGACATTTTCAAATTAATAGGAAGTTATCAATATTCATCAGAAGCAATAATTTTTAAAGGGAAATTAGAGTCTGAAGGAATTGAGGTTTTTATGCGGGATAATTTTACTGTTGAAGCAAATCCATTATACAGTAATGCTGTCGGTGGGGTTAAACTTTTTGTCTATCAAAAGGATTATCATAAAGCTAAAGAGATTATTTCTCAAGTAAGCAAATATTCATTAGATGAAAATGATAAATTGTTAAAATGCCCAAAGTGTAATGCCGAAGAAATTAATGTTGTAACTTCTGTAAATGATTTTAAATCTCTTGTCTTTTTTGTTTTTTCATTACTCTTATCAATATTTCCATTTTATGTTAATCGTAAGTACAAATGTAGAAAGTGTAAATTCGAATTTAATTAA
- the bioD gene encoding dethiobiotin synthase yields MKLFITGISTDVGKTIASSIIVEALQADYWKPIQAGDLNDSDSHKVKRYVSNSKSHFHPNAYALHTPASPHLAAALDGITINLKQIKEPKTDNHLVIEGAGGVFVPLNDTDCVIDLIQPDYKVIVVSRHYLGSINHTLLTIESLLNRKIAIGGIIFSGDENKATESIILSKTGVKCIGRIEQEPYFDQSVIKEYADKFREQLLQMQ; encoded by the coding sequence ATGAAACTATTTATTACAGGAATTTCTACCGATGTGGGCAAGACCATTGCATCATCAATCATTGTTGAAGCGCTGCAGGCAGATTATTGGAAACCCATTCAGGCGGGCGATTTGAATGATTCCGATAGCCATAAAGTCAAACGTTATGTTTCAAACTCAAAGTCGCATTTTCACCCCAATGCTTATGCGTTACATACGCCGGCGAGTCCGCATCTTGCTGCCGCGTTGGACGGAATTACCATCAATTTAAAGCAGATAAAAGAGCCCAAAACCGACAATCATTTGGTTATAGAAGGAGCTGGAGGTGTTTTTGTTCCGTTGAATGATACTGATTGTGTAATTGACTTAATTCAGCCCGATTATAAAGTGATTGTGGTTTCAAGGCATTATCTGGGAAGCATCAATCATACTTTATTGACAATAGAATCCTTGCTTAATCGTAAAATAGCGATTGGAGGAATTATCTTTTCCGGTGATGAAAATAAAGCAACCGAATCAATAATTTTGAGTAAAACAGGTGTTAAATGTATCGGTAGAATCGAGCAGGAACCATATTTTGACCAAAGTGTAATCAAGGAATACGCCGATAAGTTTAGAGAGCAACTTTTACAAATGCAATAG
- the bioA gene encoding adenosylmethionine--8-amino-7-oxononanoate transaminase, with product MTLIERDSQHLWHPYTQHKTAALPIAITKGEGALLWDENNKQYIDAIASWWVNPFGHSNKFIADAIYKQLTTLEHVLFGGFTHEPAIVLAEKLLAILPDNQKKVFFSDNGSTSVEVAIKVALQYFYNRGQKRTTIIAFENAFHGDTFAAMAASGISFYTQAFQGMFIDVVRFPVPVKGQEQASFDALRETIKNNDCAGFIFEPLVQGAAGMVMYEPEALDKLIQICQENNVLTIADEVMTGFGKTGKTFACDYLTQKPDIMCLSKALTGGTIPMAITTFTQDLFDAFYDEDINKALFHGHTFTANPTGCAAALASLTLLETEEMQQNLVRINKCHLEFKERVEKHPLVTTTRVLGVIFALEIKTATSASYYGTLRNRLYDFFIENGIILRPVGNIVYILPPYVITDVQLQKVYEVVESALEII from the coding sequence ATGACTTTAATCGAAAGAGATAGCCAACATCTTTGGCACCCTTATACGCAACATAAAACAGCGGCGCTTCCTATCGCGATAACCAAAGGCGAAGGCGCTTTGCTTTGGGACGAAAACAACAAACAATACATAGACGCTATCGCTTCGTGGTGGGTCAATCCGTTTGGGCATTCCAATAAATTTATTGCCGATGCGATTTACAAACAGTTGACTACCCTAGAACACGTTTTGTTTGGCGGATTCACGCATGAACCTGCCATTGTTTTGGCCGAAAAACTTTTGGCAATTTTACCAGACAATCAAAAGAAAGTATTTTTTTCGGATAACGGATCGACATCCGTTGAAGTGGCAATCAAAGTAGCTTTGCAGTATTTTTATAATAGAGGTCAAAAGAGAACAACGATTATTGCTTTCGAAAATGCCTTTCATGGCGATACTTTCGCCGCGATGGCTGCGAGCGGAATTTCGTTTTACACCCAGGCTTTCCAGGGAATGTTTATCGATGTGGTTCGGTTTCCAGTTCCTGTAAAAGGGCAGGAACAGGCGAGTTTTGACGCATTACGGGAAACAATTAAAAATAATGATTGTGCCGGTTTCATATTCGAACCTTTGGTGCAGGGAGCGGCCGGAATGGTGATGTATGAGCCCGAAGCATTAGACAAATTAATTCAGATTTGTCAGGAAAATAATGTGCTCACGATTGCCGATGAAGTAATGACAGGTTTTGGAAAAACAGGAAAAACCTTTGCGTGCGATTATTTGACTCAAAAACCAGATATAATGTGCTTGTCCAAAGCCTTGACGGGCGGAACCATTCCGATGGCGATTACAACTTTTACTCAAGATCTTTTTGATGCTTTTTATGACGAAGATATCAACAAAGCATTATTCCACGGACATACTTTTACCGCAAATCCTACGGGTTGTGCAGCGGCTCTTGCCAGTTTGACTTTATTGGAAACCGAAGAAATGCAGCAAAATTTAGTTCGAATCAACAAATGCCATTTGGAGTTTAAAGAACGGGTAGAAAAACATCCTCTGGTTACAACGACAAGAGTACTAGGAGTTATTTTTGCATTGGAAATAAAAACAGCGACTTCGGCAAGTTATTACGGAACGCTACGTAACAGGCTTTATGATTTTTTTATAGAAAATGGAATAATTCTGCGTCCTGTTGGGAATATCGTTTATATTTTGCCTCCTTATGTGATTACTGATGTACAATTGCAAAAAGTGTATGAAGTGGTCGAAAGCGCTTTGGAAATTATTTAA
- a CDS encoding beta-ketoacyl synthase N-terminal-like domain-containing protein, which yields MSQTISIIAIASISSLGNSPEKVWQNYLSENPCFSTQFLDHQTTKVAALDGDSLSEVEALRESDVKYKSLDISVLFAMVASRKAIEKAGWGKGAEFGINIGSSRGATDLFEKHFQEYLETGKAQTLASPTTTLGNISSWIAHDLQSNGPEISHSITCSTALHAVLNGVAWLRAGMSDKFLVGGSEAPLTDFTIGQMRALKIYSKSEEQYPNRALDLDKKQNTMILGEGAGVCCLEIGKKENALAFIEGIGYATEILEHNISISAEAVCFQKSMKMALENTPISEVDAIVMHAPGTIKGDLTEYKAIEKVFGENVPLLTTNKWKIGHTFGASGILSMEMAILMMQHNQFIGVPFAKAQKQMKPIKKVLVNAVGFGGNAVSVLLSL from the coding sequence TTGTCACAAACCATTTCCATAATAGCCATAGCTTCTATTTCGTCTTTGGGAAATTCTCCTGAAAAGGTCTGGCAAAATTACCTCTCGGAAAATCCTTGTTTCTCGACTCAATTTTTGGATCATCAAACTACCAAGGTTGCCGCTCTTGATGGCGATTCCCTATCAGAAGTTGAAGCTTTACGGGAATCGGATGTGAAATACAAATCGTTAGATATATCGGTGCTTTTTGCAATGGTAGCTTCCCGAAAAGCGATTGAAAAAGCAGGTTGGGGAAAAGGAGCAGAATTTGGAATTAATATTGGTTCTTCTCGAGGTGCAACGGATTTGTTTGAGAAACATTTTCAGGAATATTTAGAAACTGGTAAAGCGCAGACTTTGGCTTCGCCAACGACAACTTTGGGTAATATTTCTTCGTGGATAGCACATGATTTGCAAAGTAACGGCCCTGAAATTTCACATTCCATTACGTGTTCAACAGCTTTGCATGCCGTACTCAATGGCGTAGCTTGGTTAAGAGCCGGAATGTCCGATAAATTTTTGGTAGGCGGAAGCGAGGCTCCTTTGACCGATTTTACAATTGGCCAAATGCGAGCATTGAAAATCTACTCCAAAAGTGAAGAACAGTATCCTAATCGCGCTTTGGATTTGGATAAAAAACAAAACACCATGATTCTGGGAGAAGGAGCCGGTGTGTGTTGTCTCGAGATTGGAAAAAAAGAAAATGCTTTGGCTTTTATCGAAGGCATTGGGTATGCGACAGAGATTTTGGAACATAATATTTCAATTTCTGCCGAAGCGGTTTGTTTTCAGAAATCTATGAAAATGGCCCTTGAAAATACACCAATCAGTGAAGTCGATGCTATCGTTATGCACGCGCCTGGAACGATAAAAGGCGATTTGACAGAATACAAAGCTATCGAGAAAGTCTTTGGCGAAAATGTCCCTTTGTTAACTACCAATAAATGGAAAATAGGCCATACTTTCGGAGCTTCGGGGATTTTGAGTATGGAAATGGCTATTTTGATGATGCAGCACAATCAGTTCATCGGAGTTCCTTTTGCGAAAGCGCAAAAACAAATGAAACCGATAAAGAAAGTTTTGGTCAATGCAGTTGGTTTTGGCGGAAATGCGGTGAGTGTTTTGTTGAGTTTGTAA
- a CDS encoding regulatory protein RecX, which produces MKEVYSLKEAKLKIEHFCAYQERCHEEVVSKLWSMKLNQNEIDEIIVHLIEQNFLNESRFACSFARGKHRMKHWGKIRIVNELKMRNINQTQINLALKEIEPEEYIATFEDLAERNWNSITETNTLKKRKKFCDYMLRRGFESNLIYDKVKELENSGQ; this is translated from the coding sequence ATGAAAGAAGTCTATTCTCTCAAAGAAGCCAAATTAAAAATTGAACATTTTTGTGCCTATCAAGAACGCTGCCACGAAGAAGTGGTTTCTAAACTGTGGAGCATGAAATTAAACCAAAACGAAATAGACGAAATCATCGTCCATCTTATCGAACAAAATTTCTTAAACGAATCTCGATTTGCCTGTAGTTTTGCCCGAGGAAAACACCGCATGAAACATTGGGGGAAAATCCGAATTGTTAATGAGCTAAAAATGCGCAACATTAATCAAACCCAGATTAATCTTGCCTTAAAAGAAATTGAACCCGAGGAATATATTGCCACTTTTGAAGATTTGGCTGAAAGAAATTGGAATTCCATAACGGAGACCAACACCCTCAAAAAAAGAAAGAAATTCTGCGATTATATGCTTCGCCGTGGCTTTGAAAGTAATTTAATTTATGACAAAGTGAAGGAATTAGAAAACAGTGGTCAGTAA
- a CDS encoding fibronectin type III domain-containing protein → MTKFLRPFKFFSIVLLLLFSTSMVFGQTPAIGDYQSAPSTATTPGAWTSLSSWLYYNGPATGWLTPTAAQGYPGEKDNGIDEAVTILAGHTIRIGDGSGANFSSQPMGKITIIGKLYLAGNINNPIPRFELDAQWVYVEPNVGLIEFNNKVNLWLISSLYPGTGVFTVNKDESIGYKSIIGDCSNNQDINFGPDATSYCAGKKFTFDDLMTSGGSLNAAIGSIAAVCQGSSVSLSGSYTGLVGTPAVYGWHIVDSFGNTQDFIGKNVSFPNAIGTSYTIKLTVSTVYNVTPFTNSETVTVAVNAPPTAPVATAGTALSCTSVRANWQAVSGATSYVLDVATNSGFTSMVSTVNVGNVLSKDITGLTSGTTYYYRVRAFNGTCNSPNSNVITVVAPSVPAAPANFNYGAIRCTQVDLSWNAVTGANTYTVESSTDSGFSLGNTVAVTGLTSTSYTVKNLTKGTNYYFKVTAVNSCSSTNSATIGAVLTLNTPVQPTNVESNTVLCAQFNVTWTEASGAVDYTVEVSTDPAFPSAGLKSFEHVLASPYTVTGLSPSKVYYYRVIAVNGCGSGDPVNGPDYITTIASEPSVPNLEAPIVGCNQLTVNWTASPLAVDYTVELATNPGFPSGLISTVPNITGTSHTFTNLSPGATYYYRVSARNGCGSSAYGTPNPASLTTGTVATTPTISWKSSTISGSTTNICQTDMITSSASSGILWSTGETTQSITPPVSGNYTVQVVNPGGCSSAVSQPATVVVQGLPTAVAGGSETICSNTSATISSASASNGTIQWTASGGAGTLINRTTITPIYRPLLGGPAETVLLTMTVTGINGCSSVVATASHTVNVLGDAPTATAGGSQNICVGGSATVSGASATNDSAISWTHNGAGTLTNETTLAPTYTSAVADAGLPITLTMTVTGSPSCNPPYEVTAIYTVFVNPLTTLISALQSAPVCDSSAATINLTGLLANSTSTINYAINSVAQTAVAGVVADGFGNASFNTGALSFANNGQTLTITGITNTSVTPNCSASSPQSVTLSVLPSLPASVSIAASPSAVICAGTSVTFTATPTNEGTTPVYQWQLNGANVGTNSVTYTNSTLVDGGIVTCVMTSNATPCLTGSPATSNIITMTVNPNLPASVTITASPSGAICAGTPVTFTAMPTNGGITPVYQWRLNGTDVGTNSATYNNSGLVNGDVVTCVMTSNAVCTTGTPATSNSLTIIVNDKPTIASISTPAALCEGTSLNAPTPTVNNNGTILTVFGWELETNASGIFASLSLPYTVALADNGKNLRYTARNSCGMTSSNPVVVTVNAKPEEPIATPTQPTCLVSTGTITVTSPLGSGLSYSINGIDYSNTSGIFNNVAAGSYYVKAQNSSGCISLDSNQVLLNAIKTTTWNGSGWDNGVPNDGIKRVIFSGNAIITAQISACSCVISPNVNVVVGVPGGVNADAIVKLENGLDVQGNGTLTFENNASLIQVNEAVNTGKIIYKRISTPMKNFDFTYWCSPVEDQVLYDLSPNTLWDKYYSFNAGNWVIEPVSNTMNPAGKGFAIRVPKPPFWDDPNAPTYAQPVQFVGVPYNGNKTIKAQGLNMDNLIGNPYPSAIDAKKFMEDNSTLISGALQFWTHNTAVTPSGAFFVYDDGDYALFNLTGGAKATTGGKIPDGKIAAGQAFFVTSNSGSDFVFTNAMRNTPIVLPSGSNSTFFRMSQTKKMTTIEENRVWLDLTNSGGAFKQLLVGYIAGATNEFDNLYDALSMDSNTYVDFYSINNGNNLSIQGRALPFENTDEIPLGYRSTIQGNFTIGIEKTDGVLVNQDIFIEDKVTATITNLKNGPYTFSTTSGVFNNRFVLKFTAGSISKMSTKVTADTVDKTVLVSVKDKQININSLEDVIDKVMIYDLKASLLYEKENVNSNVFSVSNFNSAEQFLIVQVLLKNGQWVTKEIIF, encoded by the coding sequence ATGACAAAATTTTTACGCCCCTTTAAATTTTTTTCCATTGTTTTACTGTTGTTGTTTTCAACAAGTATGGTTTTTGGACAGACTCCTGCGATAGGTGATTATCAATCTGCACCGTCTACAGCAACAACTCCCGGTGCTTGGACTTCACTTTCAAGTTGGCTATATTATAATGGCCCAGCAACGGGATGGTTAACTCCAACAGCTGCTCAAGGGTATCCAGGGGAGAAAGACAATGGGATTGATGAGGCTGTTACAATTTTAGCTGGGCATACAATTCGAATTGGTGATGGTTCGGGCGCAAATTTTAGCAGTCAACCTATGGGTAAAATTACTATTATAGGAAAATTATATTTGGCTGGTAATATAAATAATCCTATTCCAAGATTTGAACTTGACGCACAATGGGTTTATGTGGAACCTAATGTTGGACTTATTGAATTTAATAATAAAGTAAATTTGTGGTTAATATCTTCACTATATCCTGGAACGGGTGTTTTTACCGTTAATAAAGATGAGAGTATAGGTTATAAATCTATCATAGGGGATTGTAGTAACAACCAGGATATTAATTTTGGACCCGACGCCACTTCTTATTGTGCGGGTAAAAAATTTACTTTTGATGATTTAATGACAAGTGGGGGGTCTTTAAACGCTGCTATTGGATCTATAGCTGCTGTTTGTCAAGGTAGTAGTGTTAGTTTATCGGGGAGTTACACAGGCTTGGTTGGAACACCTGCAGTCTATGGTTGGCATATAGTTGATTCATTCGGAAATACTCAGGATTTTATAGGGAAAAACGTTTCTTTTCCTAATGCCATAGGAACATCCTATACCATCAAATTAACGGTTTCTACTGTATATAACGTCACTCCTTTTACAAATTCGGAAACCGTTACTGTTGCAGTTAATGCCCCTCCAACGGCACCGGTAGCAACTGCTGGTACTGCTTTGAGTTGTACATCAGTAAGGGCCAATTGGCAGGCAGTTTCGGGAGCCACTTCTTATGTGTTAGATGTAGCCACCAACAGTGGTTTTACTAGTATGGTTAGCACTGTCAATGTGGGTAATGTTTTATCCAAAGATATTACAGGTTTAACATCGGGGACAACTTATTATTATAGGGTAAGAGCTTTTAATGGAACCTGTAATAGTCCCAATTCAAATGTAATAACTGTTGTGGCTCCATCTGTTCCAGCCGCACCTGCCAATTTTAATTATGGAGCTATTAGATGTACCCAAGTCGATTTAAGTTGGAATGCTGTAACAGGAGCTAACACATATACTGTTGAAAGTTCTACAGACTCAGGGTTTTCTCTCGGGAATACAGTTGCTGTTACAGGTCTGACAAGTACGTCTTATACCGTTAAGAATTTAACCAAAGGAACTAATTATTATTTTAAGGTAACAGCAGTGAATAGTTGCTCGAGTACCAATTCTGCAACCATTGGGGCGGTGCTCACTTTGAATACTCCGGTACAACCAACGAATGTTGAATCTAACACTGTTTTGTGTGCTCAGTTCAATGTAACTTGGACAGAGGCTTCCGGAGCTGTAGATTATACAGTTGAGGTATCGACTGATCCAGCTTTTCCATCAGCGGGATTAAAATCATTTGAACATGTTCTAGCATCTCCTTATACGGTTACAGGTTTATCACCTAGCAAAGTATATTATTATAGGGTTATAGCTGTAAATGGTTGTGGAAGTGGAGATCCAGTGAATGGGCCAGATTATATAACAACAATAGCTTCTGAACCCAGTGTCCCTAACTTAGAGGCTCCAATAGTAGGTTGTAATCAGTTAACTGTAAATTGGACGGCATCTCCTCTTGCTGTTGATTATACTGTAGAATTAGCCACGAACCCTGGTTTTCCATCTGGTTTGATTAGTACAGTTCCAAATATAACCGGTACCTCACATACTTTTACGAACCTTTCCCCTGGTGCAACTTATTATTATAGGGTTTCTGCTCGAAATGGTTGTGGATCTAGTGCTTATGGTACTCCGAATCCGGCTTCTTTAACTACGGGAACTGTGGCTACAACCCCAACCATTAGCTGGAAAAGTTCGACAATTAGTGGTTCCACAACTAATATTTGCCAAACAGATATGATTACCTCTAGTGCTTCATCTGGTATTTTATGGTCTACAGGAGAAACCACACAGAGTATTACTCCTCCTGTATCAGGAAATTATACTGTTCAAGTTGTAAATCCTGGAGGTTGTAGTAGTGCTGTTTCTCAGCCAGCTACAGTTGTTGTTCAGGGATTACCTACTGCAGTTGCCGGTGGCAGTGAAACTATTTGTTCCAATACCAGTGCTACCATAAGTAGTGCTTCGGCTAGTAATGGTACCATTCAATGGACGGCAAGCGGTGGGGCGGGGACCTTGATTAATAGAACTACTATTACCCCTATTTATAGACCACTATTAGGAGGCCCTGCAGAAACTGTTTTATTAACAATGACTGTTACTGGTATCAATGGTTGTTCGTCTGTGGTCGCAACTGCTAGTCATACAGTAAATGTCCTAGGAGACGCTCCAACCGCAACGGCTGGTGGTAGCCAAAACATTTGTGTTGGTGGAAGTGCTACTGTGAGTGGCGCTTCAGCAACTAATGATAGTGCTATTTCGTGGACGCATAATGGCGCTGGAACGCTGACAAATGAAACAACTCTTGCACCAACATATACTTCTGCAGTCGCTGATGCGGGATTACCGATAACCTTAACGATGACTGTTACTGGCTCACCAAGTTGTAATCCGCCATACGAGGTGACAGCTATTTACACAGTTTTTGTTAATCCCTTGACGACATTGATTAGTGCTTTACAGTCTGCACCTGTCTGTGATAGCTCGGCAGCCACCATAAATCTGACTGGGTTATTAGCCAATAGTACCTCTACGATAAATTATGCTATAAACAGTGTTGCCCAAACTGCAGTTGCTGGAGTAGTTGCTGATGGTTTTGGAAATGCGAGTTTTAATACCGGAGCACTGTCTTTTGCTAATAATGGTCAAACATTAACAATTACAGGAATTACAAATACAAGTGTTACTCCAAATTGTTCAGCAAGTTCTCCACAAAGTGTTACCTTAAGTGTTTTGCCTAGTTTGCCTGCAAGTGTAAGTATTGCAGCTTCTCCATCGGCTGTGATTTGTGCGGGAACATCGGTGACTTTTACGGCAACACCAACCAATGAGGGAACAACACCGGTGTATCAATGGCAACTAAATGGGGCAAATGTCGGAACTAACTCGGTTACTTATACCAATTCTACATTAGTGGATGGAGGTATAGTGACCTGTGTGATGACTTCGAATGCGACTCCCTGTCTGACAGGAAGTCCAGCTACTTCAAATATCATAACGATGACGGTCAATCCGAATTTGCCTGCGAGTGTGACTATTACAGCTTCTCCTTCGGGTGCGATTTGTGCGGGTACACCAGTTACTTTTACAGCCATGCCAACCAATGGAGGAATAACACCTGTGTATCAGTGGAGATTGAATGGAACAGATGTAGGAACCAATTCGGCAACTTATAATAATTCTGGTTTAGTCAATGGAGATGTGGTGACTTGCGTGATGACTTCGAATGCTGTTTGTACGACAGGCACACCTGCTACTTCAAACAGTCTAACAATCATAGTAAATGATAAACCAACCATTGCTTCTATTAGTACTCCGGCTGCATTGTGTGAGGGAACTTCTTTGAACGCACCGACACCAACAGTTAATAATAATGGCACAATACTTACGGTATTTGGTTGGGAATTGGAAACAAATGCTAGTGGAATATTTGCGAGTTTAAGTTTACCATATACTGTTGCATTAGCTGATAATGGCAAGAATCTTAGATATACTGCGAGAAATAGTTGTGGTATGACAAGCAGTAATCCTGTTGTGGTAACAGTTAATGCTAAGCCAGAAGAACCAATAGCGACACCTACGCAGCCTACTTGTCTTGTTTCGACGGGGACTATTACAGTAACATCGCCATTAGGATCAGGTCTTAGTTACAGTATAAATGGTATTGATTATAGTAATACTTCTGGGATTTTTAATAATGTGGCTGCTGGATCTTATTATGTAAAAGCCCAAAATAGTTCCGGTTGCATTTCATTGGATTCAAATCAAGTTCTGTTGAATGCGATAAAGACAACTACTTGGAACGGCTCTGGTTGGGATAATGGCGTTCCGAATGATGGTATAAAAAGAGTTATTTTTTCTGGAAATGCAATAATAACCGCCCAAATAAGCGCTTGCTCATGCGTAATAAGCCCTAACGTAAATGTTGTTGTGGGAGTTCCTGGTGGAGTAAATGCAGATGCCATTGTTAAATTAGAGAATGGTTTGGATGTTCAAGGTAATGGTACATTAACTTTTGAAAATAATGCGAGTTTGATTCAGGTGAATGAGGCTGTAAATACAGGAAAAATTATTTACAAGCGTATTTCGACTCCAATGAAGAATTTTGATTTTACCTATTGGTGCTCTCCTGTGGAGGATCAGGTTTTGTATGATTTGTCCCCAAATACGTTATGGGATAAGTATTATAGTTTTAACGCTGGTAATTGGGTAATTGAACCAGTATCTAATACAATGAATCCGGCAGGAAAAGGGTTTGCAATTCGTGTTCCAAAACCCCCATTTTGGGATGATCCTAATGCTCCTACGTATGCACAGCCAGTTCAGTTTGTTGGTGTTCCATACAATGGCAATAAAACAATTAAAGCTCAAGGACTTAATATGGATAATTTAATAGGTAATCCGTACCCTTCAGCAATAGATGCAAAAAAGTTTATGGAGGACAATTCGACGCTGATAAGCGGTGCTTTGCAGTTTTGGACTCACAACACGGCCGTCACACCAAGTGGTGCTTTTTTTGTTTATGATGACGGAGATTATGCACTCTTTAACTTAACCGGAGGGGCAAAGGCTACAACAGGAGGAAAAATTCCAGATGGAAAAATAGCAGCCGGGCAAGCCTTTTTTGTGACCAGCAATAGTGGTAGTGATTTTGTTTTTACTAATGCTATGCGTAACACCCCAATTGTTTTGCCTTCTGGATCTAACAGTACATTTTTCAGAATGTCCCAAACCAAGAAAATGACAACTATTGAGGAAAATAGGGTTTGGCTGGATTTAACCAATTCCGGAGGGGCATTTAAGCAATTGTTAGTGGGATACATTGCCGGAGCCACCAACGAATTTGATAATTTATACGATGCCCTTAGTATGGATTCAAATACGTATGTTGACTTTTATAGTATAAATAACGGTAATAATCTATCAATCCAAGGACGTGCTTTGCCTTTTGAAAATACAGATGAGATACCTCTTGGCTACAGAAGCACAATTCAGGGAAATTTTACTATTGGTATTGAAAAAACAGATGGAGTCTTAGTTAATCAGGATATCTTTATTGAAGACAAAGTGACAGCAACGATTACAAATCTTAAAAACGGGCCTTATACTTTTTCTACTACCAGTGGAGTTTTTAATAATCGTTTTGTGTTGAAATTTACAGCTGGCAGTATTTCAAAAATGAGTACCAAAGTCACTGCTGATACAGTAGATAAGACAGTCCTTGTATCGGTTAAAGATAAACAGATCAATATCAATTCGCTTGAAGATGTAATAGATAAAGTGATGATTTATGATTTAAAAGCAAGTTTGCTTTATGAAAAAGAAAATGTGAACAGTAATGTGTTTAGCGTTTCTAATTTTAATTCTGCTGAGCAATTTTTAATTGTGCAAGTCTTGCTTAAAAACGGTCAGTGGGTTACTAAGGAAATTATTTTTTAG